The following are from one region of the Anomaloglossus baeobatrachus isolate aAnoBae1 chromosome 1, aAnoBae1.hap1, whole genome shotgun sequence genome:
- the LSM6 gene encoding U6 snRNA-associated Sm-like protein LSm6, producing MSLRKQTPSDFLKQIIGRPVVVKLNSGVDYRGVLACLDGYMNIALEQTEEYVNGQLKNKYGDAFIRGNNVLYISTQKRRM from the exons ATGAGTTTGCGAAAACAAACTCCAAGTGACTTTTTGAAGCAAATTATTGGACGACCAGTAGTCGTGAAGCTGAACTCCGGAGTGGACTATCGAG GCGTCTTGGCATGTTTGGATGGATACATGAACATTGCTTTAGAACAGACAGAAGAGTATGTTAATGGCCAGCTCAAGAACAAATACGGAGATGCCTTTATCCGAGGAAATAATG tgTTGTACATAAGTACGCAGAAGAGAAGAATGTGA